From the Roseibium salinum genome, one window contains:
- the xdhB gene encoding xanthine dehydrogenase molybdopterin binding subunit produces MTAPLDRKNLATNLKHVRKALPHDSAEKHVRGTATYIDDMVEPADTLHVVPGWARDAVRGRIQSIDLDEVRSVPGVVAVLTAGDIPGTNDCSSAFGDDPVLAKDEIQFYGQVVFAVVAVTREAARKAALKAKIDVSPITPILTADDAVDADTTVLPDYQFRRGSPETGMQAAEEVLSGTMYIGGQEHFYLEGQIAMAQPQEDGGMLVYSSTQHPSEIQHTVAKVLGVPDAAITAEVRRMGGGFGGKESQANQWASLAALAACRTGRTCKIRLDRDDDMIMTGKRHDFKVEWKVGHDGSGRIRAVDMEFLARCGYSVDLSLGVNDRTLFHADSSYFYPDAAIRSRRLRTDTCSNTAFRGFGGPQGMLAAERMIDAIAIRLGKDPLEIRKLNFYDGERNLTPYGMPVEEYEVMHDLISQLEESSDYWLRREEVAAFNAENAVLKKGLALTPVKFGISFTLKHLNQAGALVHLYTDGSVHLNHGGTEMGQGLYQKVAQVVAEEFGVTLNKVRITATNTSKVPNTGPTAASSGTDLNAMAARNAAREIKGRLIDFICERHQCGPSVIHFGDNKVLVGDQSFSLAEIAKHAHMARIQMSHAGYYATPGITWDRESATGRPFFYFAFGGACAEVTIDTMTGEMTVDRVDILHDVGHSLNPAIDLGQIEGGFVQGMGWLTTEELVWDDRGRLRTHAPSTYKIPTASDLPERFNVRLYDGNGNPEKTVYRSKAVGEPPLMLANAVFCAINDAVASLRPGEVPTLDAPATPEAIMKAVQDMRRRKAAR; encoded by the coding sequence ATGACCGCGCCGCTTGACCGCAAAAACCTGGCAACAAACCTGAAGCACGTGCGCAAGGCGCTGCCGCATGACAGTGCGGAAAAACATGTGCGCGGGACAGCCACCTATATCGATGACATGGTGGAGCCCGCCGACACGCTTCATGTGGTGCCGGGCTGGGCGCGGGACGCGGTACGAGGCAGAATCCAGTCCATCGACCTTGATGAAGTTCGCTCTGTCCCCGGCGTGGTTGCGGTGCTGACGGCGGGCGACATTCCGGGCACGAATGACTGCTCCTCCGCCTTTGGCGACGACCCGGTTCTGGCGAAGGACGAGATCCAGTTTTATGGCCAGGTTGTCTTTGCCGTTGTGGCCGTGACCCGTGAAGCCGCCCGCAAGGCAGCGCTCAAGGCGAAAATAGATGTTTCCCCCATCACCCCGATCCTGACGGCGGACGATGCCGTGGACGCCGACACGACCGTGCTGCCGGACTATCAATTCCGCCGCGGATCACCCGAAACCGGCATGCAGGCGGCAGAAGAAGTCCTCTCGGGCACCATGTATATCGGCGGCCAGGAGCATTTCTATCTGGAAGGCCAGATCGCCATGGCGCAGCCGCAGGAAGATGGCGGCATGCTGGTCTATTCCTCAACCCAGCACCCGAGCGAGATCCAGCACACGGTTGCCAAGGTGCTCGGCGTGCCAGATGCGGCGATAACCGCCGAGGTGCGCCGCATGGGAGGCGGTTTTGGCGGCAAGGAGTCCCAGGCGAACCAGTGGGCGAGCCTGGCAGCGCTCGCGGCCTGCCGGACCGGCAGAACCTGCAAGATCCGCCTTGATCGCGACGACGACATGATCATGACCGGCAAGCGGCATGATTTTAAGGTCGAATGGAAAGTCGGGCACGACGGATCAGGCAGGATCCGTGCCGTGGACATGGAGTTCCTGGCACGTTGCGGTTACTCGGTCGACCTCTCGCTCGGCGTCAACGACCGCACTCTTTTTCACGCTGACTCCAGCTATTTCTATCCGGACGCGGCGATACGGTCCCGGCGCCTGCGCACGGATACCTGTTCCAACACCGCCTTCAGAGGCTTCGGCGGACCTCAGGGCATGCTTGCGGCCGAGCGGATGATCGACGCGATCGCCATCAGGCTCGGCAAGGACCCGCTCGAGATCCGCAAACTGAACTTCTATGACGGCGAGCGCAACCTGACGCCCTACGGTATGCCCGTTGAAGAATACGAGGTCATGCACGACCTTATTTCACAACTGGAAGAGAGCTCGGACTACTGGCTGCGCCGGGAAGAGGTTGCAGCGTTCAACGCCGAAAATGCGGTCCTGAAAAAGGGGCTTGCCCTGACGCCGGTCAAATTCGGCATTTCCTTCACCTTGAAGCATCTCAACCAGGCCGGAGCTCTGGTGCATCTTTATACGGACGGCTCGGTTCACCTGAACCATGGCGGGACGGAGATGGGGCAGGGGCTCTATCAGAAGGTCGCGCAGGTCGTGGCGGAAGAATTCGGCGTCACCCTGAACAAGGTACGGATCACGGCGACCAACACGTCGAAGGTTCCCAACACCGGACCGACGGCGGCATCGTCCGGAACCGACCTCAACGCCATGGCGGCCAGAAACGCCGCGCGGGAAATCAAGGGCCGGCTGATCGATTTCATCTGTGAACGGCATCAGTGTGGACCGAGCGTCATTCATTTCGGCGACAACAAGGTTCTCGTCGGTGACCAGAGCTTCTCTCTGGCCGAGATCGCCAAACACGCGCATATGGCACGTATTCAGATGTCTCATGCCGGGTACTATGCAACCCCGGGCATCACCTGGGACCGCGAAAGCGCCACCGGCAGACCCTTCTTCTATTTCGCCTTCGGCGGAGCCTGCGCCGAAGTGACGATCGACACCATGACCGGCGAAATGACGGTGGACCGGGTGGATATCCTTCATGATGTCGGTCATTCGCTCAATCCGGCCATCGACCTTGGCCAGATCGAAGGCGGCTTCGTGCAGGGCATGGGCTGGCTGACAACCGAGGAACTGGTCTGGGACGACAGAGGGCGCCTGAGAACGCATGCGCCGTCGACCTACAAGATCCCGACGGCTTCCGACCTTCCCGAGCGCTTCAATGTCCGGCTTTATGACGGAAACGGCAATCCTGAGAAGACGGTCTACCGTTCCAAGGCCGTCGGCGAGCCGCCGCTGATGCTGGCCAATGCGGTCTTTTGTGCAATCAACGATGCCGTGGCCAGCCTCAGGCCGGGCGAAGTCCCGACACTCGACGCGCCGGCCACACCGGAAGCGATCATGAAGGCTGTTCAGGACATGCGGCGCAGGAAGGCGGCCCGATGA
- the uraH gene encoding hydroxyisourate hydrolase: protein MGRLTTHVLDTALGRPARGLRIELWSQGDKPEMISAHETNDDGRVDRPILEASTFATGTYELRFFAGDYLRTTGEALPEPLFLDVIPIRFGIAEQDGHYHVPLLLSPYGYSTYRGS, encoded by the coding sequence ATGGGGCGTTTGACGACGCACGTTCTGGACACTGCTTTGGGCAGGCCGGCCCGGGGCTTGAGAATCGAACTCTGGTCACAGGGCGATAAGCCAGAAATGATCTCCGCTCACGAGACAAATGATGATGGCCGTGTCGACCGCCCGATCCTCGAGGCAAGCACCTTCGCAACCGGCACTTATGAGCTGCGCTTCTTTGCAGGCGACTACTTGAGGACAACCGGCGAAGCCTTGCCTGAGCCGCTGTTTCTGGATGTCATCCCGATCCGCTTCGGCATTGCCGAGCAGGACGGCCACTACCACGTGCCGCTGCTGCTGTCGCCTTACGGCTATTCGACTTACCGGGGGAGTTGA